From the genome of Ornithobacterium rhinotracheale, one region includes:
- a CDS encoding IS982 family transposase translates to MNNLIQNYKIILKELKETCKNIPTKKKIRKPKLSDMELVALNITAEYMSINSELQLFRCIAGTELDSKIERSVYNKRKRKLFSYIEKIRKTLSEKFSDFTDVFIVDSTPIEICKVSRAHRSAICSTDEIHPSFGYCAAKKSKYFGYKLHAVCDKNGIFHSFDFTPANVHDVNYLKDIKEDFKNCELIGDRGYISKEIQLDLFNCSNINLSVPMRKNQHDFVAFPKVKSRIRKRIETNFSQLCGQFLMGINLAKTFQGFITRILSKITSFTMIQYLNFFVFKRDLNKIKVNLC, encoded by the coding sequence ATGAACAATCTTATACAAAACTACAAAATTATTTTGAAGGAACTGAAAGAAACTTGCAAAAATATTCCTACTAAAAAGAAAATCCGAAAACCGAAATTGTCTGATATGGAATTAGTGGCACTGAACATTACCGCGGAATATATGTCTATAAACTCTGAACTTCAGCTATTTAGATGCATCGCTGGAACAGAATTAGACAGCAAAATAGAAAGAAGCGTTTACAACAAAAGAAAACGAAAACTTTTTTCATACATCGAAAAAATAAGGAAGACCTTAAGTGAAAAATTCTCAGATTTTACCGATGTTTTTATCGTAGATTCAACCCCTATTGAAATTTGTAAAGTGAGTAGAGCCCATCGTTCCGCCATCTGTTCCACCGATGAAATACACCCCTCATTTGGGTATTGTGCTGCCAAAAAATCAAAGTATTTTGGGTACAAACTTCATGCGGTTTGCGACAAAAATGGCATCTTTCATTCCTTTGATTTTACACCTGCTAATGTCCATGATGTCAACTACCTGAAAGACATCAAAGAAGACTTTAAAAACTGTGAGTTAATCGGGGATAGAGGCTATATCAGCAAGGAAATTCAACTGGATTTATTTAACTGTTCTAACATCAATTTATCCGTTCCGATGCGGAAAAACCAGCATGATTTTGTAGCGTTTCCAAAAGTCAAATCAAGAATTAGAAAACGTATTGAGACGAATTTTTCCCAGCTGTGCGGACAGTTTTTAATGGGCATCAACTTAGCCAAAACTTTTCAGGGATTCATTACAAGAATACTGTCAAAAATCACTTCTTTTACCATGATTCAGTATCTCAATTTTTTCGTATTCAAGAGAGATTTGAACAAAATTAAAGTGAATTTGTGCTAA